The DNA window TCGTGCTTTCCGCGACTGGGGTCGTGATTGCTATTGTGCAGGAGGGGAGAATAATACATGTGGAAAACGATTCAGTCAGCAATTTGGAAATTTGCCTTTTGGATATGATCATAAATATGTTTATTCTGAAGTTGGATACAATCTGAAAATGACAGACATTCAGGCTGCAATTGGCTCTGCTCAAATGGAAAAACTGGACTTTTTTGTAGAAGCCAGAAAGAAAAACTATCGTTCATGGCTTGAGATATTCTCTAAATATCCAAAATACTTCACATTGCCTGAAGCTACCCAAAATGCTGATCCATCATGGTTTGCATTCATTGTAACGCTGAAGGATAATGTAACTTTTAAAAGAGATGAAATAACTTTTTTCCTAAACAACAATTTGATTGAAACCCGCAATCTTTTCGCGGGTAATATGATAAAACAACCTGGTTTCGTTGGCCGTAATTGGCGAGTTGCTGATCATCTCAATAATACCGACTACATTATGAATAATACCTTTTTTCTGGGTACATATCCGGGTATAACTGAACCAATGTTCAGTTATGCCGAAGAGAAAATAGCCGAATTTATTAAAGCGTACTAGTCAAAATGGCTGTCATTAAAAAGTATACTGCTGAGGTAGTGTCTGTTAAATCGGAAATAGCCGATGTATATACTGTGGAATTTTGTTCCAAAGGGAAACCCTTTAAATACGCACCGGGGCAATTTCTTCATCTTGCCCTTGATCAATACGATCCAAGTATGCAATGGCCTGAATCTCGCTGTTTTAGTATGCAATCGGCACCCGATGAAGAATTCATAAGAATTACTTATGCAGTAAAAGGAAGCTTTACTCATAGGATGAAAGAAGAATTATCAGACGGGAAAATTGTCACACTCAAACTGCCTTACGGCGATTTGTTTACCCAACCTCATAGAAAAGAAAAAGTTGTTTTCATTGCCGGAGGCACGGGCATTACCCCATTCTTATCACTTTTTAATCATTTCTCGTTCAAGGAATATGTAAATCCTAGTATTTACATGGGCTTCCGCCGAAAGGCCTTTGACATATACGCTACTGAATTAAAACATGTTGAGCAGTTCATTCAATCAGTTTCCTATGAGGATTACAATGGTATGTTGGATATTAAATCTATTTTTCAAGCAAATGGGGTTGATAGTACATATTTTTTATCAGGCCCTCCTCAAATGATTAAACACTTTCGACAATACTTGATTATTAATAACGTGATGGAAAATCATGTCCTTACGGATGAATGGGAGTAGGTAAACGGGATTAAAAAAGGAACTTTAAACTTAAAATAATTCAAAATGATTTTATTTAGACACAACGATTTAGTTTTTGAACTGAGTACGCCTGAGTATGAACTTCCTGTTTTTGGTTTTAAGATAGGCGAGTTAAGATTGATTAATGCGTCAATTCCAAACACTACGAATTTTGATATCATACCCTTGTCAGGAATTATAAACTACTTTACCGAACATAATATTAGAATTTGTACTTTTCGCGGCAAAGAAGATATCACAGTAGTAAGGGAACTCGAAAAGAGCGGATTCTTATTTGTAAGTTCTTATAATGTAGTGGAGTGTGCTAAAAATGACTTTAGACCTATAAACATAGTTTCTAAGTTTAATGTCGAGGTGGCAAAGGAAAGCGATTTTGATGAGATCCTGGCGATTGAAAAATTGGTGAAAGACTATTCAACTTTTTCTATCGATCCATTGATCAGTGACAATGCTTCATCAACAAGAAATGTAATAAGGGTTCGATCACATTTTTCGAAGAAGAATCACCGAATTTATATTGTGAAAGTGGATTCAATTATTGCTGGGTTTATTCAATTTGTTATTGATTACGAAAACCGTATAGCACACACATTAAATGCAGCTATTAGACCAGAATATCAGGGGAATAATATTGGAAAAGTACTTTTTTCCGACTCTTTTGAAGCTGTTTTTAATGATAATTGTGATTTGATAACAAGCGATTATAGTACTCAAAATATTGGATCTGCAAGGCTGCATGAAAAGTGCAACTTTAAAATAATACGTCATGATATACATTTAAGACTTTTTTTAGAAAATATAAATTGTAAATAATATGAACAATAAAATGATTTTAACTGCCGGCCCATCAATCACTCAAAAAGAGATTGACTATGTAAACGATGCCGTAAGAAACGGATGGAATGAAAATTGGGGCGATTACATTAAGAAATTTGAAAAATCATTCGCTGATTATATCGGCGTAAAACATGCACTCACCACTTCATCTTGTACCGGCGCGCTGCATCTTGCATTAGTTGCCCTGGGTGTCGGAAAGGGTGATGAGGTGATTGTCCCTGATATTTCCTGGGTGGCAACCGCAAGTGCGGTCCGATACGTAGATGCAATCCCGGTATTTGCTGATGTATTGCCCGATTCGTGGTGTATAGATCCCAAAAGTATTGAACAGCGAATTACATCAAAAACCAAAGCTGTTATTCCGGTACATCTTTATGGCCAGCCAGCCAACATGGCTGGGGTGATGAGAATTGCAAAAAAACACAATCTCAAGGTTGTCGAGGATGCTGCCCCTGCCATTGGTGCAGAATTTGACCGCAAGCGAACCGGCAACTTTGGCGATATTGCCTGCTTTAGCTTCCAGGGTGCAAAACTCATGTCAACCGGCGAAGGTGGTATGATTGTGACAAACAACTCTGAATTATTTGAAATACTAAAACACTATGCGGAACATGGAAGATCGTCAACCGGTTTCGACATCAGCGACATTGGTTTCAAATACAAGATGTCTAATATTCAGGCTGCTTTAGGTTTAGCACAATTAGAGCGTATCGGTGAATTGATTGATCGCAAAGAGCAATTATTCACCTGGTACTATAACGAGCTGAAAGATATAGATGGATTGCTATTCAACAAAGTAAATACTGAAACCGAAAAATCGATCTATTGGATGAGTTCAATTGTGTTAAATAAGGATTTTGGAATCTCCCGGGATAAGTTAATTGAACAACTCAGAGACAATATGATAGACTCTCGCCCCTTCTTCCCCAAAATCAGTTCGTTTAGAATGTTTGAAGAGTGCAACAATCCAGTAGCTGAGCATATTTCAAAGAATGGTATTAACCTGCCAAGCGGACACGACAGAACTTATGAGGAAGTTAAATATATTTGCGATACAATCAAAAAAATACTCTGTTGATAATTAGTATGCCTGCTCTGCTAAATCATCAGCCTTTTTTTTACAATTAGACCATCGTGTTATTATACTGTTTTAAATTAAAACCATGAAAGTAACAACTTTTATTGCTAATTTCTTTGCGGAAAAAAAAATAGACATTGTATTTGAATTGCAGGGCGGAATGATCACAAGGATTATTGATGAGATACACAAGCTAGGGTCAATTAAAATAGTTAGTATGCATCACGAACAGGCTGCCTCTTTTGCTGCCGATGCGTTTGCGAGAATTACAAATAAGCCTGCAGTTGCTATGGCAACAAGCGGTCCTGGCGCAACAAATTTGATTACAGGTATAGGTAGTTGCTATTTCGATTCTGTGCCTGCAATATTCATAACCGGGCAAGTAAATATCAGTGAACAAAAAGGCAACAAACCTACACGGCAAATAGGTTTTCAGGAGACAGACATAATTTCAATCGTAAAACCTATAACCAAAGCAGCCTATAAAATTGAATCTTCCTCAGAAATTCCGGCTGTTTTTGCAGATGCTTATGATTTGTGTTTGGAAGGCAGGCCAGGCCCAGTATTGATTGATATTCCGATGGATGTTCAAAACCAAAATATAGCAGAGATGTTTTTAAATGTTCCTGTTAAGGCAGAGAAACTGCAAAACCATGAGGACATTAATATCTTTATCAAACAATTCAAACAAGCTTTGTTAAACAGCAAAAAGCCATTGTGTTTGGTTGGACGCGGTATCAGGGTTTCAGGAGCAAATGAAAAGTTATTGAAGTTTGTCGAAAGGTACAATATACCTTTAGTCTCTTCATTATTGGCGGTAGATGCAATACCTTACGATCATCCTTTACGAGTTGGATTTATTGGTACCTATGGCAACAGATGGGCAAATTGGGCTTTAGGCTCATGTGATCTGCTCTTGGTAATGGGTAGCAGGCTTGATTTGCGGCAGACTGGTATTGATGCTGAATCATTTAAGGCAAATAAAACGATTTTTCATATAGATATTGATAGCGCTGAGTTGAATAACAGGATTACTGATTGTGTTGTCCTGAATGAAGATCTAAAATGTTTTCTTGATGAAATGAACAGGTCAGATTTAATCAGTAATGCTCAGAATGAATGGTTAGCTGAGATAAAAGAAAGGTATGCTATGCTTCCGGATACAAATGAGTTGAAATCCATAAGGGGTATCAATCCTAATGAGTTTTTACATTTACTTTCTCAATCGTCTGGATTAGCAGGAGCATATACAACAGATGTTGGAAATAATCAGATGTGGGCTGCACAATCAATTGAAATACAAGAAGGCCAGCACTTTTTATCCTGTGGTGGGATGGGAGCAATGGGTTACTCTCTGCCGGCTGCAATTGGAGCAGCTTTTGCGTTGCCTGCAACACCTATAGTTTCAATATCGGGTGATGGGGGGTTTCAAATTAATATTCAGGAACTACAGACAATTGTTAGAAATAACCTTCCTGTCAAAATTATCATCTTAAATAATCACTGTCTCGGCATGATCCGGCAATTTCAAGACGCCTATTTTGATAGCGTTTATCAATCAACAGTTTGGGGGTATACGGCTCCTGATTTCGTAAAAGTTGCTTCGGCTTACGGTATTGATGCTATTAGCATTAGCCAAAGTGAAGATATTGATAATGCACTTCAGTTAATGTGGAAGGAACCACTAAAGCCATTTTTGCTGAATGTTGAAATAGACATTCACACCAATGTTTATCCCAAAATGATGTACGGCAGCCCAATTACGAAAATGGAACCTCCGGTTGAATAATTCATCTAATAAACTATCACACATTACTTCATGAAACTAATATCTATAATCACCCCCGTATTCAACGAAGAGGATAACATAAAGGATTGTTACTTTGCTGTGAAAAATGTCTTTGAAACCCACTTAAAGGATTATAATTATGAGCATATCTTCGCTGATAATGCGTCAACAGATAATAGTTTGAGGGTTATAAAGGAAATTGCAGCAACTGATAAAAGGGTTAAAATAATTGTTAACTCACGCAACTTCGGTGCTTCAAAATCCTCTTTTAACAGTTTAATGTACGCTAAAGGTGATGCTGCTATTTATACAATCGCTGCAGATTTGCAAGATCCCCCCGATATGATTCCTGACTTCATCAAAAAGTGGGAAAGTGGATATCAGATAGTTTATGGAGTAAGAGAAACAAGGGAAGAAAATAGTTTGCTCACGTTTATCAGGAAAAGATATTATCGGATGGTACGATCGCTGTCCGAATTTGATATTCCTAATGACGTAGGTGATTTTCAATTACTTGACAAAATTGTTGTTGATAACCTAAGGAAATATGATGATTACTTCCCTTACGTAAGAGGTTTAATAGCTCAAACAGGTTTTGACGCCGCAGGCATAAAGTATAAACATAAAAAACGCATAAAAGGCAAAGCCAAGGGGACGCTGTATCCAATTATAGATTTGGGCATCAATGGATTGGTTTCTTTTACCAACATCCCATTGAGAATTGCTACAATTAGTGGATTTTTCATATCCATATTAAGTGTAGTATTCGCTTTAGTTCAGCTTGTACTCTGGATTATTAATACTTTTGTTTACGGAAAAGAGCTTGCTGCCCCAGGACTGACTACACTTATTTTAGGTATGTTTTTGTTTTTTGGGATAACATTGTTTTTTATTGGGATTTTGGGCGAATACATTGGCGCCATTCACGCACAGGTAAGAAAGGGGCCAACTGTAATTGTCAGAGAAAAAGTAAACTTTGATGACTGAAAACCTTAAGTCCAAAATCCTTAATTTGCTTAATATTAAACTTGTTCGCTTTTTTCTTGTAAGCGGATTGAATACTATTTTTGGTTATGGCCTTTTCGCTTTGCTGTTGTTTGTCGGATTACAATATCCTTATGCATTGCTGGCAACTACGATTGCCGGTATAATTTTTAACTTCAAGACTATAGGCGCTCTCGTTTTTGATAACCGGAATAATTTTTTGTTTTTTAAGTTCATCGGCGTTTATCTTGTCACTTACTTGTGTAGTCTTAGCATTCTCACTCTCTTCGATCAATTTAAAGTAAGCCTCTATTTAGGAGGAGCAATATTGATTATTCCAATGGGGCTGTTTGCATTTTTCCTGAACAAGAAATTTGTTTTTAATCATAAAAGTCATTCCTTAGTAAGCAAATTATAAATAATTATGGCATTCAGTCTACATACTATCTCAAATAAAAAGATCATAAAATACAGTTTTATCATTTTTATTGTTGCCATGGTTTTTCGTGTTGTAATAATAAATTTTGTAAATACTGATAAAATAGCACCGGATGGAACAGGGTATTATCACCTCGCATACAATTTATCCAAAGGAAATGGTTACTTGATGCATGGTGAGCCGTATTTTTTCAGGGAGCCGGGTTATCCGCTCTTCTTGTCTCTGGCATTTGTGATTACCGATTGGGTTGGCTACGAAACAGGTACTTTAGAGTTTGATGATGATTTCAGAATTGTAAATAAAGTTCCGGAGATTATCGCAGCTAAGTACCTTCAGGCAATCATTGATTCGCTTGCGTGTGTGATACTGTTTCTGATACTAACAAGATTTATAAAAATTCGATATGCGTTTCTGATAGGGATTTTGTTCGCCATTTTCTTTCATTATGCATACAATATCACTTCAATACTGAGAGAAACACTTCAATCGTTTGTCTCCCTTTCCATGTGTTTAGCGCTTGTACAATACTTTAAATCTAATTCAGATAAATATTTGATCTTCACAGGTATTTTATGGGGCTTCCTCAATTTAATTTTTTATCCGAATTTAATTTTTGCAGTTACAATTCCGATCTTTATCTGGATTTACAAGAAAAGCTTTTTCAAGGCAATAAGGCCAAGTATTATTATCGGAATTGTAATGTTCATCACTGTTTCACCCTGGCTCTACAGGTCTTATAGTTATTTTCCGGACATACGGATTTTCAAATCCTTTGGCACCAGCATTACTCCGGAATATCTTAATTATTATTCTGCACTACAAACTGCAGCATACTATAATTACATTACGATAGATGATGCCAATGCAATTTTTAGAAATGAACTCGTTGATGGAATCAGCGAAACTGATCGCTTTAAAATTTATTGGGATGGTACTATAGCAGCAAAAGCAGATTCTTTGCTTAAAATGGTAAATGAACCCATCGTTTCATATCGTAAGATTATTAATCTTATTTCATATTCCAAGAATATTTTACCCCCGACTTTCTCCAAGTATTTCATTGAAAAATCAATGTTTGTCTATGGAATCCTCATTTCAGTGGTTATTGGTTATGGTTTATTTGCGCTGTTTGGGTTCTTCTTTTACTTTAAAAAGTTACTTTTTCTCAATATCATTTTAATTACATATATATCTGCATTCTACGTATTGGCTTCAGAAGGCCGCCGAATGTTGCCCATCCATCCATTTCTTTTCACTTATTTTGTTCTTGGGATTAACTACATATTTTTGCGATTCTATTGTAAGCTCAGCGAAACTGAAGTTTATAAACAGGTTATGAAAAGCCAGGTATAACACACATGGAAATTCAGTACATTTTCCATCTCGCAATTTTATCCTTCATTAATGACTAATAAATTCAAAAACGGAATCGGCAGTTTCTTTACACATGGCCATCAGCGTACCGTCCTTGCCAAAAAGAACATTGCCGGTTCGTTTCTGATCAAAGGTGCAAACATTGCAATTGGTCTTTTGCTAGTACCAATAACCATTGATTACCTCGAACCAACAAAATATGGTATCTGGATCACGCTCAGTTCAATAGTACATTGGTTTGGTTTTTTTGATATAGGCCTGGGTAATGGTCTTCGTAATCGTTTAGCGGTGGCATTGGCAACAGGCAACAAAGAATTGGCAAAAACCTTCATTAGCACAACCTATGCAATTCTTTCGATAATTATTGGGGCTGTTTTATTGATTTTTTTTCTGATTAATCCGTTTCTTAATTGGAGTGCTATACTAAATGCAGGCGAAGACGTCGTATTGCGGGCTGAACTGAGTAATTTGGCATTAATTGTTTTTACTTTTTTTTGCTTGCAGTTCATTTTAAAATTAATAACCACAATACTTACCGCAGATCAAAGACCGGCAAAAGCCTCCCTGTTTGATTTTATGGGTAAGTTGACTTCACTAATAATCATATATTTTATTACCAGATCCAACCAGGGGTCACTTCTTTATATAGGACTGGCTTTAAGTGGAATGCCAGTGGTTGTTCTGTTGACTTCAAGTATATGGTTCTTTAACGGTAAATACAAAGATTTCAAACCGTCGTATAAAGCTGTTGATTTCACAAAAGCAAAAGATTTGCTAAATCTTGGCATTAAGTTCTTTGTTCTTCAAATTGCCGTTGTTCTATTGTATCAAACCAATAATATCATCATTTCACAGTTGTATGGCCCAGAGCAAGTAACACCCTATAATGTCGCACACAAATACTTTAGCATTTTGATGATGGGTTTTACAATTGTGATGACACCGTTCTGGAGCGCTTTTACTGAAGCATGGGTTAAAAAGGAAATTCAATGGATTAAAAACATTATTCGTAAGCTTATCTATTTGTGGTTAATCTTGTTTTTAGTCGCGATCATCATGCTTTTTAGCGCTCAATGGGTTTTTCGGATATGGGTTGGTACTGCGGTTACTGTACCATTCACTTTATCAATTTTGGTTTGCCTATGGATTTTACTCAATACCTGGAGTGGCATTTTCAGCCAGTTCTTGAATGGTGTAGGGAAAATACGGTTACAGATGTACTTGGGATTGTCTGCTGCATTGCTCAATGTGCCACTTGCGATATTTCTTGGAAGAAAATTTGGTATTGAGGGAGTTCTATTAGCAAATCTGATCGTTCTGTCAGTGGGAATTTGGATCTATCCATTGCAATATTACCGCATAATTAATCATAAAGCTAAGGGTATTTTTAACCAATAATCAATGAAAATTATCCTACTCACTACATCCAACCCTTACAAAACAGCCGGAATAGTAGCAATGGACCTTTACAAAGGGCTCTCATCAGTGGAGGGCAATGAAGTGAAAGTGCTGGTGAAACTTTGGGATCGTTATCCTGATCAAAACATAATCCCTTTCCAAACACAAGTTGAACACTATTGGCAGAAAGCCATTTCAAAGGCAAAACGATTAATGGGTTTATTCGGTTTGAAAAGTAAATCAATACAGACAGATCCTGATTATTCAGTGCAGGATTATGACCAAACGATTACCAACTATTCAACCAAAAGGATACTCAAAAACGCGCCTTTTACCCCCGATGCAATCATCGTGCTTTTTATGCAGAATTTTTTATCGTATAAAAATTTGCATGAGTTGAATCAATTAACAAAGGCTCCTGTTTTTCTTTACATGATGGACATGGCTCCGATGACAGGTGGTTGTCATTATGCATGGGATTGTAAGGGATATACAGGTATGTGTGGCAAGTGCCCTGCATTGTATTCCAAGGTTGAAAATGACCAATCAAGAAAAAATTGGGAGTTTAAAAAGTATTACGTTGATAAAACTGATTTGACAATAATTGCCGGTACAGAATACCAGTTCAGACAATTAGAAAAAAGCAGTTTATTTGCTCAAAAAAGAAAAGCAAAGATATTGCTGGGTATTAATCCTGAACTTTTCAAGCCAGGCAGCCAATCAGAAGCACGCAAATTATTTGATCTTCCTTTAAAAACGAAAATCATATTCTTTGGCGCTGTAAGCGCTGGTAATAAACGCAAGGGATTTAATGAACTTGTTAAAGCGCTGAACCTGCTAAAAACAAACAATCCTGATCTTGAACTGCATCTGGCAATTGCCGGTAACGCCAATGAGCAATTGACAAATAATTTGCCCTATAGTTACACTTTGATTGGCTATTTGAACCATGAAAAACTCGCAAAAGCGTTTCAGGCTGCTGACCTCTTTCTTTGCCCATCAATCGAAGATTCAGGGCCTATGATGATCAACCAATCTATTATGACTGGAACTCCGGTCGTTGCATTTGAAATGGGTGTGGCGCTTGACCTGGTTATTACAGTTGAAACCGGCTATAGAGCCAAACTAAAAGACACAGATGATATGGTAGAAGGAATACGTCAAATATTAGAATTAAATGAAAATGAATACATTACGATGAAAAGTAAATGCAGGAATCTGGGGCTTAGGTTGTGTAGCCCAAATGCCCAATCTGTGAATTTTAATAACATAATAATGAGTATTTGACACCATGCAAATTCAATTTCTTAATTGGGACACAGCCTTTATTGGCATAACAAGGAAAAAGTTGAGATAAATGAAGAATCTACTTTAAAACCTTTTCTGTTCAATAAAAGGGCTTTTGATTTCAGCTATCACTTTCATGTTTACTATTATTGTTTGAAAATAATATTTACTTGGTCAGATTACCGTAAGTGGCTATGAGAGCCTGATTGAATCTATATGGTTTCTATTCGGATTGATCATTTTTACACTTGGGGTCATTGACCTATAATTAGCAAAATTTTTGATGAAGTCAAAAATAGGCCTCCAAAATTCTTGCAAATGAGTTAAACAATTAAATAAGAAAAATATGCAGAAATCCTTACTTGATTCAAAACGTTTCGGATTAGATATCCACAGGGCAACTCCAAAGGAGTTCAATTTAAATGAATTGAAGAAATATATCTACAAAGAAAAGGTTGATATATTGTTTCTGAGACTAGAATCTTCAATTAAAGACAGGCATTCCGCATTAAATGCACTCGGTTTTCCATTTATTCATTGCGATACTTTGGTTTATTATGAATGTAATTTGGATAATTATCACCCAAAACAGCTAAAAAATGTACTAAAATTTGAAGAAGTAAGCTCGAGAAACATTGAACTGATAAGTAATATTGTTCAAAAAATCTTTGTTGATTACAAAAACCACTATACAACGAACTACCTCTTAGACAAGAAAAGTATTATTGATGGATATGTGGAATGGGCAAAAAATTACGTCAGTGACAAGGGAGCAGGGAGAATTTCTTGGTTGGTCAGGAATGATAGAGGCGAATTATTAGGTTTTGCTACCTGTAGTTTTGATACAGAAAATGGGCAATGTGAAGGAATTCTTTATGGAGTCTTGCCGGAAAAAAGTGGGGGAGGCATTTATGGTGATTTGATCCGGTTTACCCAGACTTATTTCAAATCCATGGGACTTAAAAAAATGTTAGTATCTACGCAGGTTCAGAACTTTGCAGTACAGAAAGTATGGACTCGTGAAAGTTTTTATATGTCAAAAAGTTATGATACCTATCATATCAACTCATTTCTTGGGAAGAAAAAAAGTAATTATGAAACTACCATTAGAATTGAAACATCTGAAATTGATAGATTTGGGGAATTTACAGGTGATAAAAACCCATTACATTTTGATGATATGTTCGCCAAACAAAAAGGATTCAAATCTCGAATTGTTCATGGAATCAAATTTGAGCTTGAGCTTACGAGGATACTTGGAACTGAATGGCCAGGGGATGGTACAATAATATTAAGTAATAAAGTAGTGTTTAACAGTCCTATTTATCCATCTTATGATTATAAGTTTTCGATTAACGCAATACATCAGAAAAGTAGTGGATTGATGGAACTCGTTACTATACTCGCTGATAATAATGATGAAATTGCTATTGTTGCTTACACAAATATTTTAAAAAGGTGATTCCCTTCAACAAACCCTATCTCACAGGCAAAGAGATGCATTACATGTATCAGGCGGTCTATTCCGGCAAAATCTCCGGAAATGGCATGTTTACGCAAAAGTGC is part of the Bacteroidales bacterium genome and encodes:
- a CDS encoding FAD-dependent oxidoreductase, translated to MAVIKKYTAEVVSVKSEIADVYTVEFCSKGKPFKYAPGQFLHLALDQYDPSMQWPESRCFSMQSAPDEEFIRITYAVKGSFTHRMKEELSDGKIVTLKLPYGDLFTQPHRKEKVVFIAGGTGITPFLSLFNHFSFKEYVNPSIYMGFRRKAFDIYATELKHVEQFIQSVSYEDYNGMLDIKSIFQANGVDSTYFLSGPPQMIKHFRQYLIINNVMENHVLTDEWE
- a CDS encoding GNAT family N-acetyltransferase; the protein is MILFRHNDLVFELSTPEYELPVFGFKIGELRLINASIPNTTNFDIIPLSGIINYFTEHNIRICTFRGKEDITVVRELEKSGFLFVSSYNVVECAKNDFRPINIVSKFNVEVAKESDFDEILAIEKLVKDYSTFSIDPLISDNASSTRNVIRVRSHFSKKNHRIYIVKVDSIIAGFIQFVIDYENRIAHTLNAAIRPEYQGNNIGKVLFSDSFEAVFNDNCDLITSDYSTQNIGSARLHEKCNFKIIRHDIHLRLFLENINCK
- a CDS encoding DegT/DnrJ/EryC1/StrS family aminotransferase, with amino-acid sequence MNNKMILTAGPSITQKEIDYVNDAVRNGWNENWGDYIKKFEKSFADYIGVKHALTTSSCTGALHLALVALGVGKGDEVIVPDISWVATASAVRYVDAIPVFADVLPDSWCIDPKSIEQRITSKTKAVIPVHLYGQPANMAGVMRIAKKHNLKVVEDAAPAIGAEFDRKRTGNFGDIACFSFQGAKLMSTGEGGMIVTNNSELFEILKHYAEHGRSSTGFDISDIGFKYKMSNIQAALGLAQLERIGELIDRKEQLFTWYYNELKDIDGLLFNKVNTETEKSIYWMSSIVLNKDFGISRDKLIEQLRDNMIDSRPFFPKISSFRMFEECNNPVAEHISKNGINLPSGHDRTYEEVKYICDTIKKILC
- a CDS encoding thiamine pyrophosphate-binding protein, which produces MKVTTFIANFFAEKKIDIVFELQGGMITRIIDEIHKLGSIKIVSMHHEQAASFAADAFARITNKPAVAMATSGPGATNLITGIGSCYFDSVPAIFITGQVNISEQKGNKPTRQIGFQETDIISIVKPITKAAYKIESSSEIPAVFADAYDLCLEGRPGPVLIDIPMDVQNQNIAEMFLNVPVKAEKLQNHEDINIFIKQFKQALLNSKKPLCLVGRGIRVSGANEKLLKFVERYNIPLVSSLLAVDAIPYDHPLRVGFIGTYGNRWANWALGSCDLLLVMGSRLDLRQTGIDAESFKANKTIFHIDIDSAELNNRITDCVVLNEDLKCFLDEMNRSDLISNAQNEWLAEIKERYAMLPDTNELKSIRGINPNEFLHLLSQSSGLAGAYTTDVGNNQMWAAQSIEIQEGQHFLSCGGMGAMGYSLPAAIGAAFALPATPIVSISGDGGFQINIQELQTIVRNNLPVKIIILNNHCLGMIRQFQDAYFDSVYQSTVWGYTAPDFVKVASAYGIDAISISQSEDIDNALQLMWKEPLKPFLLNVEIDIHTNVYPKMMYGSPITKMEPPVE
- a CDS encoding glycosyltransferase family 2 protein gives rise to the protein MKLISIITPVFNEEDNIKDCYFAVKNVFETHLKDYNYEHIFADNASTDNSLRVIKEIAATDKRVKIIVNSRNFGASKSSFNSLMYAKGDAAIYTIAADLQDPPDMIPDFIKKWESGYQIVYGVRETREENSLLTFIRKRYYRMVRSLSEFDIPNDVGDFQLLDKIVVDNLRKYDDYFPYVRGLIAQTGFDAAGIKYKHKKRIKGKAKGTLYPIIDLGINGLVSFTNIPLRIATISGFFISILSVVFALVQLVLWIINTFVYGKELAAPGLTTLILGMFLFFGITLFFIGILGEYIGAIHAQVRKGPTVIVREKVNFDD
- a CDS encoding GtrA family protein, with translation MTENLKSKILNLLNIKLVRFFLVSGLNTIFGYGLFALLLFVGLQYPYALLATTIAGIIFNFKTIGALVFDNRNNFLFFKFIGVYLVTYLCSLSILTLFDQFKVSLYLGGAILIIPMGLFAFFLNKKFVFNHKSHSLVSKL
- a CDS encoding glycosyltransferase family 39 protein, whose product is MAFSLHTISNKKIIKYSFIIFIVAMVFRVVIINFVNTDKIAPDGTGYYHLAYNLSKGNGYLMHGEPYFFREPGYPLFLSLAFVITDWVGYETGTLEFDDDFRIVNKVPEIIAAKYLQAIIDSLACVILFLILTRFIKIRYAFLIGILFAIFFHYAYNITSILRETLQSFVSLSMCLALVQYFKSNSDKYLIFTGILWGFLNLIFYPNLIFAVTIPIFIWIYKKSFFKAIRPSIIIGIVMFITVSPWLYRSYSYFPDIRIFKSFGTSITPEYLNYYSALQTAAYYNYITIDDANAIFRNELVDGISETDRFKIYWDGTIAAKADSLLKMVNEPIVSYRKIINLISYSKNILPPTFSKYFIEKSMFVYGILISVVIGYGLFALFGFFFYFKKLLFLNIILITYISAFYVLASEGRRMLPIHPFLFTYFVLGINYIFLRFYCKLSETEVYKQVMKSQV
- a CDS encoding polysaccharide biosynthesis C-terminal domain-containing protein; translated protein: MTNKFKNGIGSFFTHGHQRTVLAKKNIAGSFLIKGANIAIGLLLVPITIDYLEPTKYGIWITLSSIVHWFGFFDIGLGNGLRNRLAVALATGNKELAKTFISTTYAILSIIIGAVLLIFFLINPFLNWSAILNAGEDVVLRAELSNLALIVFTFFCLQFILKLITTILTADQRPAKASLFDFMGKLTSLIIIYFITRSNQGSLLYIGLALSGMPVVVLLTSSIWFFNGKYKDFKPSYKAVDFTKAKDLLNLGIKFFVLQIAVVLLYQTNNIIISQLYGPEQVTPYNVAHKYFSILMMGFTIVMTPFWSAFTEAWVKKEIQWIKNIIRKLIYLWLILFLVAIIMLFSAQWVFRIWVGTAVTVPFTLSILVCLWILLNTWSGIFSQFLNGVGKIRLQMYLGLSAALLNVPLAIFLGRKFGIEGVLLANLIVLSVGIWIYPLQYYRIINHKAKGIFNQ
- a CDS encoding glycosyltransferase, with product MKLWDRYPDQNIIPFQTQVEHYWQKAISKAKRLMGLFGLKSKSIQTDPDYSVQDYDQTITNYSTKRILKNAPFTPDAIIVLFMQNFLSYKNLHELNQLTKAPVFLYMMDMAPMTGGCHYAWDCKGYTGMCGKCPALYSKVENDQSRKNWEFKKYYVDKTDLTIIAGTEYQFRQLEKSSLFAQKRKAKILLGINPELFKPGSQSEARKLFDLPLKTKIIFFGAVSAGNKRKGFNELVKALNLLKTNNPDLELHLAIAGNANEQLTNNLPYSYTLIGYLNHEKLAKAFQAADLFLCPSIEDSGPMMINQSIMTGTPVVAFEMGVALDLVITVETGYRAKLKDTDDMVEGIRQILELNENEYITMKSKCRNLGLRLCSPNAQSVNFNNIIMSI